A genomic stretch from Mesotoga sp. Brook.08.105.5.1 includes:
- a CDS encoding aspartate kinase, whose protein sequence is MRIGIAGLGTVGSCVYAILSEKGDDIEKRSGRRCTVSKVITRTRSKYAKLGIPSDLIAEDFEDLIINSDIVVETIGGTEAARKLVRQSLELNRTVVTANKMLISEFGNDFSDSSPIKSLFFEAAVGGGIPIISLLEDYLIFHGIKRIRGILNGTTNFILSEMQKGIGYQEALRLAQERGYAEADPSSDVKGLDAAYKLSVLTGIKTGIFPGIATIETKGIEDIDKLDIERAADEGRKIKLIGTIDFEKERASVRPQELERDDPLWSVDGVENAIEVETDLSGKFILRGEGAGAQPTATAIISDILRASRYAEKQSNSVVIMKFGGTSVDTPEKIRDVAKRVQRKVQSGVKPVLVVSAMGVETDTLYELAGEISSKPNGREMDMLLATGEQKSIALVAMAIQELGMKSISLSANQARIQTDSNFSNARIVSIDADLVSRHISNGYVPVVAGFQGSTYTGEITTLGRGGSDLTAVVLAKALGSQLCEIYKDVDGVYSADPRIVRKARPIKEISWEEMIELSKQGAQVLQSRASEFARKYDIKVLVKNAHTNARGTLIWRGSKVEQPIVRAVTSDQDIVKVVLQEVPDRPGIAARVLKTLTEQNVNIDMIIQSMRSGDFNTMAFTVQASDLAKLKQDILKSRSEAREITIERAIAKISIVGVNLTATPAIAATLFETLANEGINIDMISASNSRISVVIDSKKVRLAVNAIHSAFSLEEIE, encoded by the coding sequence TTGAGAATCGGAATTGCCGGACTCGGCACAGTAGGGTCCTGCGTATATGCTATTCTTTCTGAAAAGGGAGATGATATCGAGAAGAGATCGGGAAGGAGATGTACTGTCTCCAAGGTAATAACAAGGACTCGAAGCAAGTACGCCAAACTTGGAATCCCGTCCGACCTGATCGCAGAGGATTTCGAAGACCTGATTATCAACAGCGATATTGTAGTCGAGACTATTGGCGGGACTGAGGCCGCCAGAAAACTGGTTAGACAGTCTCTGGAACTCAACAGAACAGTGGTTACCGCGAACAAGATGCTTATCTCCGAATTCGGTAATGACTTCTCCGACAGTTCCCCTATTAAGAGTCTCTTCTTTGAAGCTGCCGTGGGTGGTGGCATTCCAATAATCTCGCTTCTTGAGGACTACCTGATATTCCACGGAATCAAACGCATACGCGGTATACTCAACGGGACAACGAATTTCATTCTATCTGAGATGCAGAAGGGAATTGGTTACCAAGAAGCTTTGAGGCTTGCTCAGGAAAGGGGTTATGCAGAAGCCGATCCATCAAGCGATGTGAAGGGCTTAGATGCTGCATACAAGCTATCGGTGCTCACGGGTATAAAGACTGGGATTTTCCCCGGAATAGCAACAATAGAGACGAAAGGAATTGAAGATATAGATAAACTAGACATAGAAAGGGCTGCAGACGAGGGAAGGAAGATCAAGCTCATAGGGACGATTGATTTCGAGAAGGAAAGAGCTTCTGTTAGACCTCAGGAACTAGAAAGAGATGATCCACTCTGGAGCGTAGATGGTGTTGAGAATGCCATAGAGGTTGAAACGGATCTGTCTGGAAAGTTTATTCTCAGGGGAGAGGGTGCAGGCGCACAACCAACTGCAACTGCGATTATCTCGGATATTCTAAGGGCATCGAGATACGCCGAGAAGCAGAGCAATTCAGTCGTGATAATGAAGTTTGGAGGAACGTCGGTCGACACGCCGGAGAAGATAAGGGATGTTGCAAAACGTGTTCAGAGAAAGGTTCAAAGCGGAGTCAAGCCCGTTCTGGTTGTTTCGGCCATGGGGGTCGAAACTGACACTCTCTATGAACTCGCCGGAGAGATCTCCAGTAAGCCAAACGGCAGAGAGATGGATATGCTTCTAGCTACCGGCGAGCAGAAGTCTATAGCACTTGTAGCGATGGCAATTCAGGAGCTGGGGATGAAGTCTATCTCACTTTCTGCCAATCAGGCTAGGATTCAGACTGACTCGAATTTCTCAAATGCAAGGATCGTCTCAATCGACGCGGATCTAGTAAGTCGCCACATTTCAAATGGATATGTTCCCGTTGTCGCAGGCTTTCAGGGATCGACATATACTGGCGAGATCACGACGTTAGGACGAGGGGGTTCGGATCTTACGGCCGTAGTGCTTGCGAAGGCTCTGGGATCACAACTGTGCGAAATCTACAAAGATGTGGATGGCGTATATTCTGCCGATCCGAGGATAGTCCGGAAGGCCAGACCGATCAAAGAAATCTCATGGGAAGAGATGATCGAGCTTTCCAAACAGGGAGCTCAGGTGCTTCAAAGCCGAGCGTCGGAATTCGCCAGGAAGTATGATATAAAGGTGCTCGTGAAAAACGCGCACACGAACGCCAGAGGCACGCTTATATGGAGGGGATCGAAAGTGGAGCAACCTATCGTAAGAGCAGTAACTTCTGATCAGGATATCGTAAAAGTGGTTCTGCAAGAAGTTCCTGACAGGCCGGGAATAGCTGCAAGAGTGCTCAAGACTCTTACCGAGCAGAATGTGAATATCGATATGATAATACAGAGTATGAGAAGCGGTGATTTCAACACAATGGCCTTTACCGTTCAGGCGAGCGACCTTGCAAAGCTCAAGCAGGATATTTTGAAATCGAGAAGCGAAGCCAGAGAAATAACCATAGAAAGAGCTATTGCAAAGATTTCCATAGTGGGCGTCAACCTGACTGCCACACCGGCCATAGCTGCGACTCTCTTCGAGACTCTTGCAAATGAAGGGATCAACATAGATATGATAAGCGCCAGCAACAGCAGAATCTCGGTCGTAATTGACAGCAAGAAGGTGCGTTTGGCTGTAAACGCTATTCACAGTGCCTTCAGTCTGGAGGAGATCGAATGA
- a CDS encoding thioredoxin family protein: MKEVTLTELRGVVGKVLIDFYSPGCGVCAAIEAKLDEVEDTFVSWKFYKINTVENPAVASEHSVFTVPTIVVQVDGREQKRWSRYFSLEEVIDYLREIDETES, from the coding sequence AAGTAACCCTAACAGAATTGAGGGGAGTCGTCGGAAAGGTTCTTATTGACTTCTATAGTCCGGGCTGCGGAGTATGTGCTGCGATTGAAGCGAAACTTGATGAAGTTGAAGACACTTTTGTTTCCTGGAAATTCTACAAGATAAATACTGTTGAGAATCCTGCGGTTGCTTCAGAACACTCCGTCTTTACAGTCCCGACGATTGTGGTGCAGGTTGATGGTAGAGAGCAGAAGAGATGGAGCAGATACTTCTCTCTCGAAGAAGTTATCGACTATCTTCGTGAAATTGATGAGACAGAGAGTTAG